In Anopheles bellator chromosome 2, idAnoBellAS_SP24_06.2, whole genome shotgun sequence, the genomic stretch CCACAGTAAAAGCGATCGGGGCTGAACGGGTTCGGTTGCCTACTCTACTCCTATGTAGTGCTAATCGCGCGAATGTTTAGAAATGTGATAAACTAACGTAACCTGTCCACTAATACTACGATGCCGGTTAGTAAAAGTATGAACTTTTTAAGAGATCCTATTTGCGGAACGATACATAGGTAGATAATCTTCCGGggacacggaacggaattaCCTTTTCGGTGTTAAAACGTTTTCGATTGTTAGCGAAACGCCCTCTAAACGTGACGCGTCGAATAACAATGTCCGACCATGTGGCGGGTTTTCTACCTGTTAGGTTCTCTACTAACTCTAAGATACTCTCTCTCTGCTATCCGGAAAACATCTGCATATCGGAATCTACTTCTATCGGTGTTACTTCTACTGTTTAATGTAAAACTAATCGGAAACCTACACCGCCCTGGAGCATTCCTGTCCTGTGCATCATCATTTGGCATTACTGTTTTGTGAACCACCGTTCCGCTTCGTTGGAATGTTTCGTCGCCCTTCGCTAGGCTGGGTGAATCGATCGTAGGAATTAAAACTAATCTCATGCTGCTAGCAACTAATCATGATCGCAGACGATGCTTATTTGTCGACCCTATGATAGCACACCCATCACTTCACTTAAGGTAGAATCATTTACTCGTTAGTCTTTGCAACTAATTATAATTACAGGCACTTGTAGTGTAGATCGGAGgtaaaataatcataaatcgGAACGCGGGCAGCTTCTGGAGGCGATCAAGTGTAGCCGATGAAACTATCTCCGCTCAAACGGTGGTACAGAGAGGCTGTTGTTACGGAATTATCACCGGAAGTTCCGGCTTTGAAAATGCACTAACCGGGAAGAAGTGCTTGCCAAATGCGCATGGCCACCAAAGGGTTTACAGAAGACGAATTTCACTAAAAATTGGGCCAACCATCGATCTTCTTTGCTGGCTTGTTTAGATAAATAgcttaaaaataatcaacaaatACAATTCCGCGGCTTCTAAATGCACAAACGCCTCATCAAAACTGCACCGTATGTCAGAGAAGCGTTCCGTTTTCACTGGTCAGCCTTTTCCGTGATCGTGACCttgacttccggtggcgccacTGCGCAAACCTTCGTTTCCTCCACTTCGCGATCGTCGCATTCCTTCTGCTCTCCGTCGTTGTTCTCCTCTTCGCTTCCTCGATCGGCTTCCATTATGAGCAGTGTAGGTTGACCTCCGCTTCCTAGAGTGCCACTCCTTCTATCGTCTTCCGTTGACTTCACTTCCTGCTCAATGGCAATCTTTGGTGACGTTTCCGATGAACCGATGGGCAACGTCGAGGGTCTCGTCAGCTTGTTGCTGGCTGAGTTGCCTTGCGGCGGGTGTTGCTCCTTGTTTGGCACACCGGTGCTTGATTTGACGATTGGAAAGCTATCGGGCGGCAGCTGCTCCGCTTGAGGCGTGTGCACTGCAACGATCTCCGTTTGTGTTTCACTGCTACAGTGCTTTTGCTGCGAAGACTGAGGAACGTGCACCAGAAACTGCATGCAACCCACAATGTCCTGGACAGCACTCTGCAGCTGTTGCACCTGGTTCATCAGCATCGAGCACGATTTGGTGAGATCTTGCAatgtgctgctggtgggacCGCCCCCATCGCTTCCGTCGCCTGCCAACGGTTCACACCCGGCCGATccatcatcctcgtcgtcctgcGTCGGGCAAGCATTGATCGACGGTTTGCTGCCGTTGTTCATCGCGGACACCTTCCGCCAGAGTTGCCGCAGCGCTTGCATCTGAAGCTGCTGAATCTTGCGGCCTGCTTCCAGCTGTTGCTTCGTCACGATCATGTCCTTCGTCAGCTGCTGGATGTGATCGTTGGTCCGTTTATGGAACAACTTCTCGGCCACCCCGCGCATCCGCTTCCGGGCCACGTAGCCGCGCCAAATCTTCTGAATGAATATGGCCGAATTTTCAGCCGCCTTGTTATCGTCGATGATCGCGACGACGTCCAGCAAcgtggtggctttcggtgcGGTAGGCTCCTTCTCTTTGATTCTACTCGTCCCCGGATGGTGCGTTTGCTGTGCCGCCTTGTGGCGTATGGTACGCAGTTTTTCGACATTGATCGCTTCACTTTCCTCGTCCGAACTGACGGCGTTACTCGAACCACACTCCGATGGGGTGGCCGTCGCCGGATGTACCGAGTGTTTCGATTGGGCCGAAACGGGCCGCGAATGAGGCGCCCCGTTGGTGGCGTGATTCGTGAGGGTTTTGCGCGGTGAAAGCGATGGCGACGAACGCTCGCTGCTATTGTTGCGCTTCACTGCCCGCGGACTGCCACTCTTTGTGGCCGCGCTCGTCACAGGAATGCCGCCACCGATCTGGCCCACCGAACGGTTGCTGTCTGTAGaaaggaaatcgaaatgaaatgtaCAACCCCTTTGCGATCCCGGTCACGCTTCTCACCCTTTGTCTTGATGGCTTTCGGGATCTGCGGAGTTTGCGGCTGAGGTTgtttgttgcagttttgcaTATTGCGATGCACGATGCTGGCCGCGGTGGTTGTGCTTGGCCCACAGTCCGGGCTCATCAGTGACTCCGGAACAGGAACCATCTTCGATGCCGCAGTCAACGGACCGTCACTCAAAACGACCGGCAGCGGCGTTGTGGATTGATCTAATGTGGCAAAAAGCACGTGAACAACAAATATTCTTGCGCacgagaaagtgaaacaatcaGCCTACCATTGTAAAGTCCACTGTGGTTTTGATTCGCCGTGGCTTGCTGTTTGCTTAGAATGATGCTTTCGGTCATCGAGTTTGATccgccgctgctgttgtttgtggCCAGCATGTTGGGGTCCAAACTTTGCGACATGATACTGCCACCATCCGACGTAATGTTGTCGATCAGCGAGCGGGTCAATTCAAACAGCTGCGAACCTCCCGAGCTGTTGTCGCTGTGACCCGACGACAAAGAGTTGTTCACGGACAGGTTACCATGGTAACTGTTCGACATGGCGTCTGGGGAATTTTGGCGCCCACTGAGCCGCGAAACACGCGGAGATTGTATGCGTGTTGCTTGGCCTTTCCGTCGGAGCGACGACGGTGAATTGTTGGCCGACTGGTTCGTTccgtcagcagcaccgaggGTTGTTTGTTCCTGCAGCTGCCGTTGGTGTTGTTGCGCTTTACTGAGAATCAATCGCAGCTTACGCTCGTTCTGGTTCTCCAACGCTTCGCCGGATAACGGACAAACGCTGCTCAAGTAACGGGCGAGTGCCGTTTGCTCCCCTATCCGAAACTGACGGCCCCGTCCCTGGCTATACAACCATTCGGCCTTCAAACTTTCGATGGCAGTCACGACAAACCCGTCGATATGTTTCACGCTCATACACCAGTTCAGCACAAACGGACGATAGTCGAATCCGCTACAATAGTGAGGAGGAATCGATAGTAATGGCTATTTTGTGCAGAATGAGCTAGGACTACATACACTGCGTTTCCGGTCATCTGCACGCAGGGATTGTCGGCCACTGTGATGCTATTCAGATTGTTCAGGTGGCTCAGCGTGCAGATTTCATTTAGATCGAAGATGTTATTCTTTGCCAGTGTTAGGGTTTCCAGCGACTGAGGTAAATACTTATCACACTGTCTTAAATGCGAAATGCGGTTCCCGTTAAGAAAGAGTTCCTGAAAGCGATAACAAATTTCATTAGGACGTTCTAAGGCTGTACTATCATTGCCTTACGCATGTTTTAcctttaaattttttaaaaacg encodes the following:
- the LOC131207152 gene encoding uncharacterized protein LOC131207152; this translates as MDLEIEAQKPTLDLAKKCLKKVPKMEDAQQYKVLLLDDNELQKIDNIDCYLKIEKLSLCKNQLLRMYGVCRLHCLRELNLSCNGILTIEGLKDLVHLTHLNLECNNIKTIEHLNTNVNLQVLNLSENSITSVSDISFLKNLKELFLNGNRISHLRQCDKYLPQSLETLTLAKNNIFDLNEICTLSHLNNLNSITVADNPCVQMTGNAVGFDYRPFVLNWCMSVKHIDGFVVTAIESLKAEWLYSQGRGRQFRIGEQTALARYLSSVCPLSGEALENQNERKLRLILSKAQQHQRQLQEQTTLGAADGTNQSANNSPSSLRRKGQATRIQSPRVSRLSGRQNSPDAMSNSYHGNLSVNNSLSSGHSDNSSGGSQLFELTRSLIDNITSDGGSIMSQSLDPNMLATNNSSGGSNSMTESIILSKQQATANQNHSGLYNDQSTTPLPVVLSDGPLTAASKMVPVPESLMSPDCGPSTTTAASIVHRNMQNCNKQPQPQTPQIPKAIKTKDSNRSVGQIGGGIPVTSAATKSGSPRAVKRNNSSERSSPSLSPRKTLTNHATNGAPHSRPVSAQSKHSVHPATATPSECGSSNAVSSDEESEAINVEKLRTIRHKAAQQTHHPGTSRIKEKEPTAPKATTLLDVVAIIDDNKAAENSAIFIQKIWRGYVARKRMRGVAEKLFHKRTNDHIQQLTKDMIVTKQQLEAGRKIQQLQMQALRQLWRKVSAMNNGSKPSINACPTQDDEDDGSAGCEPLAGDGSDGGGPTSSTLQDLTKSCSMLMNQVQQLQSAVQDIVGCMQFLVHVPQSSQQKHCSSETQTEIVAVHTPQAEQLPPDSFPIVKSSTGVPNKEQHPPQGNSASNKLTRPSTLPIGSSETSPKIAIEQEVKSTEDDRRSGTLGSGGQPTLLIMEADRGSEEENNDGEQKECDDREVEETKVCAVAPPEVKVTITEKADQ